Below is a genomic region from Sulfitobacter sp. OXR-159.
GCAAATCATCGCCGTGGCGGTTGCGGTCATGGTGTTGATCATCGGGGCGGCGGTCTTTCCCTTCCTTACGATTGACGCGGCGGGGGCCCGCAACGCAGTGTCGGTGCTGGATGCGGCGCTTGCCTTTTCCGGGGGGCCGATGATCTTTCTGTCACTGGCCACGGCGGCGCTGATCTTTTTCATCCCGCTTTTGCGGGTATTGCTGACGCTCTATGTGTTGATCCCCGTGGTGCTGGATCGCCCGGCCGCGCGGCATGCCGTCGCCGCCTTTCGCCTGTCAGAGGAACTGCGCCCTTGGTCGATGGCCGAGGTCTTTGCCATCGGCTGTGCGGTGGCGCTGGTTAAAGTGGCCGATCTGGCCGATGTCGGCTTTGGCCCGGCGTTTTACATGTTCGGCGCGCTGGTGATCCTCGTCATCGCGCAGGACAGATTCTTATGCAAATGGTCTGTATGGAACTCTCTGGAACATCCCAAGACATCCTGAGCGCGCGGGAATTGGGCGTCGTGGCCTGCACCCGTTGTAGCAAGCCTGCGCCGATGGGCACGCAGACCTGCAGCCGCTGCGGCAGCAAGCTGGTCTCACGCGATCGGTTGAGCCTTCAGCGTGTCTGGGCGTTCTGGACCGTTGGGCTGATGTGCTACATCCCCGCCAACACCTACCCGATGCTCAAGACCCGGACGCTGTTTCAGGTCGAGGAAAGCACCATCATCGGCGGCGCGGTGGAACTGGCGCAATACGGCAATTGGGGGATCGCCTTTATCATCCTCTTTGCCTCTGTTGCCATTCCGCTGGCCAAGTTCATGGCCGTGGCCTTTCTTGCGATCAGCGTCAAACGGCGCTCTGTCACCTCGCAGCGGCAGCGGCACTACCTTTACGAAGTGGTTGAGTACATTGGCCGCTGGTCAATGATTGATATCTTTGTGGTTGCGATTTTATCCGCTCTGGTGCAACTCAAGACACTGGCCGCCATCAATCCCGGTACCGCGAGCATCTTTTTCGCCCTCTCCGTGATCTTTACCATGCTGGCGGCGCAAGCGTTTGATACCCGCATGATCTGGGACGCTCAGACCAAGGACGAGGGCCTGAAAACCGATGACTAAGACGCCTCCCGACGTACCGATTTCTCCGACACGCAAGATGTTCCTCAGTGGGGCGTCGGTGATCTGGATCATCCCGATCCTTGCCCTGATCGTGGCGCTCTTCGTGGCGTATCGCTCTTATAGTGAACGCGGCCCGGTGATCATTGTGGAGTTCGAAGAAGGCGCGGGCATCTCTGCCGGAGAGACCGAACTGCGCTTTCGCGATGTGACGGTCGGTGTGGTCGAAAAGGTCGGCTTCACCTCGGATCTGGACCGGGTGACGGCGCATATCCGGCTGGACAAAGATGTAGCCCCCTATATCGACAACGGCGCGGTCTTTTGGGTCGTGCAGCCCGAAGTCACCGCGCAGGGCATTACCGGCCTCAGCACGGTGCTGAGCGGTGTCTATATCGAAGGGTCATGGGACCAGCAGGTCGGCCCGGCGGCGCAGCGTTTTCAGGGGTCCTCGACCGAGCCTTTGATCCGTGGCGGTCAGGGCGGGCTTGAGATTGCCTTTCGGTCCACCGCCAATGGCCAGCTGACCGACAATGCGCCGATCCTTTACAAGGGCATCGAAGTGGGCCGCGTAGGCTATGCCAAGATCGCCCCGCGGGGCAACTTTGCCATTGTTGAGGCGCTGATCTTTGAAGAGCACCGCCAGCTGATCAATGAATCCACCCGTTTCTGGGACGCCTCCGGCTTTAGCGTCAACATCGGCCCGGCGGGGGCCGAGATTGACTTTTCCTCGCTCGCGACCCTCGTGGGCGGCGGGATCACCTTTGACACCTTCGTCTCGGGCGGGGCGCAGGTGTCTGACGGGACGGTGTTTGAGATCTACCCCGACAAGGAAACCGCGCGGAACTCTGTCTTTAACGCTTCCGAAGTTGATCCGCTCAAGTTGAGCGTTGTGTTCGACGACAATATCTCAGGGCTGATCGTCGGCGCCCCAGTTGAAATGAGCGGGCTTGAGATTGGTGAGGTCGAGACCCTCTCGGGCCTCGTGGATTTCGAACGCTTCGGCGATAGCCGGGTTCGGCTCAACGCGATCTTGTCGATCCAACCGGCGCATCTGGGATTGCAAGACGACGTAACCGCCGAAGCCGCGCTGGCCTTCTTGCAAGAACGTGTGGAAAACGGCCTGCGTGCGCGGCTGGCCTCGGCCAGTCTGCTGACCGGCGGCTTGAAGGTTGAGTTCGTGACGGTGGAAGACGTGCCTGAGGCAGCGTTGGAAGCGGCAGATAACGGTCTTGCGCTGATGCCGACCACTGAAAGCGATGTTTCCGATGCGGCGGCCACGGTCGAAGGGGTCTTTACCCGCATCAACAGCCTGCCGATCGAAGAGTTGCTCAACAGTGCGATTACCTTCCTCAACTCGGCAGAGGCTTTCGTCTCAGACGAAGACCTGCGCGAAACGCCGCAGGATGTGCGGATCCTTTTGGGTGAACTGACGGGGTTGGTCTCTTCCGAGGAGGTCAAGAACGTGCCGGTCGCCTTGAACGGAACGCTGGTGCGGATCGAAGAACTGGTGGCGCAGCTTGAGGAAGAGCGGATCGCCGAGCGCCTGTCCACCGCGCTTGAAGGGGCGTCGGAGGCGGCGAACGCGGTATCGTCTTCGGTTGAGGGCGTGCCAGAGTTGGTAGAGCGCATTCAGGCCGTGGCGGCCAAGGCCGAAACACTGGAAGTCGAAGAGTTGGTCGTCGCGCTGACGGACCTCACCGAATCCGCCGATGCGGTGATCGGCACCGAAGATGCGGTGGCCCTGCCGGGCGCGCTCAAGCGGGCATTGGATGAGGTGAACGCCACGTTGGTAGAATTGCGCGAAGGCGGCGCGGTTGAGAATGTGAACCGCACCTTGGCCTCGGCCCGCAATGCGGCGGATAGCATCGCCGTCTCGGCCCGCGATCTGCCGCAGGTGGTCG
It encodes:
- a CDS encoding paraquat-inducible protein A, coding for MDHPDTPLAELPMDELIVCPQCDAVYRLRRPAHGERAACERCHTALITPRRNAGLQIIAVAVAVMVLIIGAAVFPFLTIDAAGARNAVSVLDAALAFSGGPMIFLSLATAALIFFIPLLRVLLTLYVLIPVVLDRPAARHAVAAFRLSEELRPWSMAEVFAIGCAVALVKVADLADVGFGPAFYMFGALVILVIAQDRFLCKWSVWNSLEHPKTS
- a CDS encoding paraquat-inducible protein A codes for the protein MVCMELSGTSQDILSARELGVVACTRCSKPAPMGTQTCSRCGSKLVSRDRLSLQRVWAFWTVGLMCYIPANTYPMLKTRTLFQVEESTIIGGAVELAQYGNWGIAFIILFASVAIPLAKFMAVAFLAISVKRRSVTSQRQRHYLYEVVEYIGRWSMIDIFVVAILSALVQLKTLAAINPGTASIFFALSVIFTMLAAQAFDTRMIWDAQTKDEGLKTDD
- a CDS encoding intermembrane transport protein PqiB codes for the protein MTKTPPDVPISPTRKMFLSGASVIWIIPILALIVALFVAYRSYSERGPVIIVEFEEGAGISAGETELRFRDVTVGVVEKVGFTSDLDRVTAHIRLDKDVAPYIDNGAVFWVVQPEVTAQGITGLSTVLSGVYIEGSWDQQVGPAAQRFQGSSTEPLIRGGQGGLEIAFRSTANGQLTDNAPILYKGIEVGRVGYAKIAPRGNFAIVEALIFEEHRQLINESTRFWDASGFSVNIGPAGAEIDFSSLATLVGGGITFDTFVSGGAQVSDGTVFEIYPDKETARNSVFNASEVDPLKLSVVFDDNISGLIVGAPVEMSGLEIGEVETLSGLVDFERFGDSRVRLNAILSIQPAHLGLQDDVTAEAALAFLQERVENGLRARLASASLLTGGLKVEFVTVEDVPEAALEAADNGLALMPTTESDVSDAAATVEGVFTRINSLPIEELLNSAITFLNSAEAFVSDEDLRETPQDVRILLGELTGLVSSEEVKNVPVALNGTLVRIEELVAQLEEERIAERLSTALEGASEAANAVSSSVEGVPELVERIQAVAAKAETLEVEELVVALTDLTESADAVIGTEDAVALPGALKRALDEVNATLVELREGGAVENVNRTLASARNAADSIAVSARDLPQVVERLTALFAQASRTIEGYNQGEQLSRSAERTLRDIQKAADALASLARTIERNPNSLLLGR